The following are encoded in a window of Pseudomonadota bacterium genomic DNA:
- a CDS encoding HYR domain-containing protein, which yields MMRLVGTLIAAFALAACSDDSPGFVAGGECAEGLLECAPDLEAECSAPLSDVEVAAPTPCDGTVTITDDAPADGYPVGETAVTFTATDGDATESCTTTVTVLDETPPEIECAPDVIAVRTSPEDPAIAAPAPLSANDACDAEVDVTASPAEVPYGTTEVEYTATDDAGLTATCTTQVTVLDGFAVAGLRVLSASLGAGDTTSVTIGWEPAGGDATGYRIDRAADPDGPFSAVGTVAADAAVFTDPSTADPHNYYRIVTLVGDLEGGATELIHAYAIAAAGYDLDSQSVPGVSFLTTLYGVVRHPVDLAAGPYPLVVMLHGNHGNCRQNSTTDDYCQTRNGQDCTWGGFTTTPNAEGMLFQVETLAAQGYVAVTISGNALNCRDDYIPQRAQLMIEHLRRWKSWSEASADPFGAQFVGAVDMNRVGLVGHSRGGDAASSVPLALEATPVAGVTVASIFAIAPTDYHATTPVGTDYAVLLPACDGDVSTLWGMDIYDRGLDPDDHVVRSQVLFVGANHNFFSTEWTYDDGSTECSGSELVGGAAQRGMLEATLGAWFNGTLVGGPLDPFLRAEGPTPTSIDAWAGEELDLRWSHAAEERTLVDEFEGAGTPDTNLLGGPNAFTGFTEDGRCYETGCGSAFIHHKGAAYLTWDYDATASASFDLGGLDASASSYLSFRVVSRTHAWNNGLAEQNFGARLRDGDGDAAEIEVADVQPIPHLYGADDVREVLQTVRIPLADLVAANPELDVAALASFELFFSVDGGRGAILVTDVELAEADE from the coding sequence ATGATGCGCCTCGTCGGGACCCTGATCGCCGCGTTCGCGCTCGCGGCGTGCAGCGACGACTCGCCGGGCTTCGTGGCCGGCGGCGAGTGCGCGGAGGGGCTGCTCGAGTGCGCGCCCGACCTCGAGGCCGAGTGCTCGGCCCCCCTGTCGGACGTGGAGGTCGCGGCCCCGACGCCGTGCGACGGCACGGTGACGATCACAGACGACGCGCCCGCGGACGGGTACCCGGTGGGCGAGACGGCGGTGACGTTCACCGCGACGGACGGCGACGCGACGGAGAGCTGCACGACCACCGTGACCGTGCTCGACGAGACGCCGCCCGAGATCGAGTGCGCGCCCGACGTGATCGCCGTGCGCACCTCGCCGGAGGATCCGGCGATCGCCGCGCCGGCGCCGTTGTCCGCGAACGACGCGTGCGACGCCGAGGTCGACGTGACGGCCTCCCCGGCCGAGGTGCCGTACGGCACGACCGAGGTGGAGTACACGGCGACCGACGACGCGGGGCTCACCGCGACCTGCACGACGCAGGTCACGGTGCTCGACGGGTTCGCGGTCGCGGGGCTGCGCGTGCTGAGCGCGAGCCTCGGCGCCGGCGACACGACCTCGGTGACGATCGGCTGGGAGCCCGCGGGTGGGGACGCCACCGGCTACCGGATCGACCGCGCCGCCGATCCGGACGGCCCGTTCTCGGCCGTGGGGACCGTCGCCGCCGACGCTGCGGTGTTCACCGATCCGTCGACCGCCGATCCGCACAACTACTACCGGATCGTGACGCTGGTCGGCGATCTCGAGGGTGGCGCGACCGAGCTGATCCACGCCTACGCCATAGCTGCGGCCGGCTATGATCTGGACAGCCAGTCCGTGCCGGGCGTGTCGTTCCTGACGACGCTGTACGGCGTCGTGAGGCACCCCGTCGATCTGGCCGCCGGCCCGTACCCGCTCGTCGTCATGCTCCACGGCAACCACGGCAACTGCCGCCAGAACAGCACGACGGACGACTACTGCCAGACCCGAAACGGCCAGGACTGTACCTGGGGCGGTTTCACGACGACGCCGAACGCCGAGGGGATGCTCTTCCAGGTCGAGACGCTCGCGGCGCAGGGCTACGTCGCGGTCACGATCAGCGGCAACGCCTTGAACTGCCGCGACGACTACATCCCGCAGCGCGCGCAGCTCATGATCGAGCACCTGCGCCGGTGGAAGTCCTGGAGCGAGGCGTCGGCGGACCCGTTCGGCGCGCAGTTCGTCGGCGCGGTCGACATGAACCGGGTCGGGCTGGTCGGCCACTCCCGCGGCGGCGACGCGGCGTCCAGCGTGCCGCTCGCGCTCGAGGCGACCCCGGTCGCCGGCGTGACCGTGGCCTCGATCTTCGCGATCGCGCCGACCGACTACCACGCGACCACGCCCGTGGGCACGGACTACGCGGTGCTGCTGCCCGCGTGCGACGGCGACGTCTCGACCCTCTGGGGCATGGACATCTACGATCGCGGCCTCGATCCGGACGATCACGTCGTGCGGTCGCAGGTCCTCTTCGTCGGCGCGAACCACAACTTCTTCAGCACCGAGTGGACCTACGACGACGGCTCCACCGAGTGCTCCGGATCCGAGCTCGTCGGCGGCGCCGCGCAGCGCGGCATGCTCGAGGCCACCCTGGGCGCGTGGTTCAACGGCACGCTCGTCGGCGGCCCGCTCGATCCGTTCCTGCGCGCCGAGGGCCCGACGCCGACGTCGATCGACGCCTGGGCCGGCGAGGAGCTCGACCTGCGATGGTCGCACGCGGCCGAGGAGCGCACGCTCGTCGACGAGTTCGAGGGCGCGGGGACGCCGGACACGAACCTGCTCGGCGGGCCCAACGCGTTCACGGGCTTCACCGAGGACGGCCGGTGCTACGAGACGGGCTGCGGGAGCGCCTTCATCCACCACAAGGGCGCGGCCTACCTGACCTGGGACTACGACGCGACGGCGTCCGCGTCGTTCGACCTCGGCGGGCTCGACGCGTCCGCGAGCTCCTACCTCTCGTTCCGCGTCGTCTCCCGCACGCACGCGTGGAACAACGGCCTCGCGGAGCAGAACTTCGGGGCGCGGCTCCGGGACGGCGACGGCGACGCGGCGGAGATCGAGGTCGCGGACGTGCAGCCGATCCCGCACCTCTACGGCGCGGACGACGTGCGCGAGGTGCTGCAGACCGTCCGCATCCCGCTCGCGGATCTCGTCGCGGCGAACCCGGAGCTCGACGTCGCAGCGCTCGCTTCGTTCGAGCTCTTCTTCTCGGTCGACGGGGGGCGCGGGGCGATCCTGGTCACCGACGTCGAGCTCGCCGAGGCGGACGAATAG
- a CDS encoding IgGFc-binding protein, producing the protein MGRFTLFVVAILGGGFGAIGCQSASEEHNGSDTDTDTDTDTDTDTDVDSDSDTDTDTEYTGPAIPTTCEEAEAARNSIGCEFFAADLQNNGMIDGMVYAIIVSNPQDSAVANIHVDDMRGDGGTLRIVPGLQVALEAGGLRVFEVSCSDGCPVLDTGPNPLAQKIHVRETGRRNGSAFRIVSDVPIAAYQWNTYGETMNSSDASLLLPVTALAEDYIGATWWSGWETADDLVPPDTNGAENGEITVVAVADGTEITFTPAANVDAASDDSVAAMTAGVESATIAMNAFDVVQIAPAVMGGDLSGTLVESNLPIAVFGTHPCANAPTPVWFSCDHVEEQLLPLKAWGVDAVLARYAPRPGLTADDDEPVWRVVAGADGMTVTFDPPVDGVGATYHFAAQGDVLEFMSPTDHFASAALDDPPDPDEPGAPFFAYQIMTGRLWAGGGADYGWGDPSMVLAPPAGQYLPRYVFTTDNVFDFDYDHIVVVRKAGYAVTLDCLGALDDAGFAAVGASEWEVGRFDIDNPDGVAGCADGPHGIESEASFGLMVVSEDYAMSVAYPGGIGVRWINPIIIE; encoded by the coding sequence ATGGGACGGTTCACGCTCTTCGTCGTCGCGATCCTCGGAGGAGGCTTCGGCGCGATCGGATGCCAGTCGGCCTCGGAGGAGCACAACGGCTCGGACACCGACACCGACACCGACACCGACACCGACACCGACACCGACGTCGATTCCGATTCCGACACGGACACGGACACGGAGTACACCGGCCCGGCGATCCCGACGACCTGCGAGGAGGCCGAGGCGGCCAGGAACTCCATAGGGTGCGAGTTCTTCGCCGCGGATCTCCAGAACAACGGGATGATCGACGGCATGGTGTACGCGATCATCGTGTCGAATCCCCAGGATTCCGCGGTCGCGAACATCCACGTCGACGACATGCGGGGCGACGGCGGGACCCTGCGCATCGTGCCCGGGCTCCAGGTCGCGCTCGAGGCGGGCGGGCTCCGGGTGTTCGAGGTGTCGTGCTCGGACGGCTGCCCGGTGCTCGACACCGGACCCAACCCGCTCGCCCAGAAGATCCACGTCCGCGAGACGGGCCGCCGCAACGGCTCGGCCTTCCGCATCGTCTCGGACGTCCCGATCGCGGCGTACCAGTGGAACACGTACGGCGAGACGATGAACTCGAGCGACGCGTCGCTCCTCCTCCCGGTCACGGCGCTCGCCGAGGACTACATCGGCGCGACGTGGTGGTCGGGCTGGGAGACCGCGGACGATCTCGTGCCGCCGGACACCAACGGCGCCGAGAACGGCGAGATCACCGTCGTCGCGGTCGCCGACGGGACCGAGATCACGTTCACGCCGGCCGCGAACGTCGACGCGGCCTCGGACGACTCCGTCGCGGCGATGACCGCGGGCGTCGAGTCGGCGACGATCGCGATGAACGCGTTCGACGTCGTGCAGATCGCGCCGGCGGTGATGGGCGGGGATCTCTCCGGCACGCTCGTCGAGTCGAACCTGCCGATCGCGGTGTTCGGCACCCACCCGTGCGCCAACGCGCCGACGCCCGTCTGGTTCTCGTGCGACCACGTCGAGGAGCAGCTCCTGCCGCTCAAGGCGTGGGGCGTCGACGCGGTGCTCGCCCGCTACGCGCCGCGCCCCGGGCTGACCGCCGACGACGACGAGCCGGTGTGGCGCGTGGTGGCGGGCGCCGACGGCATGACGGTCACGTTCGATCCGCCGGTCGACGGCGTCGGGGCGACGTACCACTTCGCGGCGCAGGGCGACGTGCTCGAGTTCATGAGCCCGACCGACCACTTCGCCTCGGCGGCGCTCGACGACCCGCCGGATCCGGACGAGCCGGGCGCGCCGTTCTTCGCGTACCAGATCATGACCGGCCGCCTCTGGGCCGGCGGCGGCGCCGACTACGGCTGGGGCGATCCGTCGATGGTGCTCGCCCCGCCCGCGGGCCAGTACCTGCCGCGGTACGTCTTCACGACGGACAACGTTTTCGACTTCGACTACGACCACATCGTGGTGGTGCGCAAGGCGGGCTACGCGGTGACGCTCGACTGCCTCGGCGCGCTCGACGACGCGGGGTTCGCCGCGGTCGGCGCGTCCGAGTGGGAGGTGGGCCGGTTCGACATCGACAACCCGGACGGCGTCGCGGGCTGCGCCGACGGGCCGCACGGGATCGAGTCCGAGGCGTCGTTCGGCCTCATGGTCGTGAGCGAGGACTACGCGATGTCGGTCGCCTACCCGGGCGGCATCGGCGTGCGCTGGATCAACCCCATCATCATCGAGTAG